The proteins below are encoded in one region of Amycolatopsis magusensis:
- the ahcY gene encoding adenosylhomocysteinase codes for MNAKLQKVNGLEFAVADLALAEAGRHQLRLAEHEMPGLMAIRAEYAGSKPLKGARIAGSLHMTVQTAVLIETLVDLGAEVRWVSCNIFSTQDEAAAAVVVGRDGTPEQPTGTAVFAWKGETLDEYWWCTEQLFTFPGGHAPNMLLDDGGDATLLVHQGVEFEAAGAVPQATDEDPDEYRIVLRTLRDSLAADPQRFTRIAAEIKGVTEETTNGVKRLYKLAEEGKLLFPAINVNDSVTKSKFDNKYGIRHSLADGINRATDVMLGGKLAVICGYGDVGKGAAESLRGQGARVVVTEVDPICALQASMEGLEVVRLEDVLEKGDLFITTTGNLDIIMAADMARMKHNAIVGNVGHFDNEIDMAGLAKVPGIRKVEIKPQVHEWVFPDGHAIIVLSEGRLMNLGNATGHPSFVMSNSFSNQAIAQIELFTKPDEYAIDVYRLPKHLDEKVARLHLDALGVRLTELTKKQAEYIGVDVAGPYKADHYRY; via the coding sequence ATGAACGCGAAACTGCAGAAGGTGAACGGCCTCGAGTTCGCGGTGGCCGATCTGGCGCTGGCCGAAGCCGGCCGCCACCAGCTGCGCCTCGCCGAGCACGAAATGCCCGGCCTGATGGCGATCCGCGCCGAGTACGCCGGCTCGAAGCCGCTCAAGGGCGCCCGGATCGCCGGCTCGCTGCACATGACCGTGCAGACCGCCGTGCTGATCGAGACCCTGGTGGACCTCGGCGCCGAGGTGCGCTGGGTGTCCTGCAACATCTTCTCCACCCAGGACGAGGCCGCCGCCGCGGTGGTCGTCGGCCGCGACGGCACGCCGGAGCAGCCCACCGGCACCGCGGTGTTCGCCTGGAAGGGCGAGACGCTGGACGAGTACTGGTGGTGCACCGAGCAGCTGTTCACCTTCCCCGGCGGGCACGCGCCGAACATGCTGCTCGACGACGGTGGCGACGCCACGCTGCTGGTGCACCAGGGCGTGGAGTTCGAGGCGGCGGGCGCGGTCCCGCAGGCCACCGACGAGGACCCGGACGAGTACCGGATCGTCCTGCGCACCCTGCGCGACAGCCTCGCCGCCGACCCGCAGCGGTTCACCCGGATCGCCGCCGAGATCAAGGGCGTCACCGAAGAGACCACCAACGGCGTGAAGCGGCTCTACAAGCTGGCCGAAGAGGGCAAGCTGCTGTTCCCGGCGATCAACGTCAACGACTCGGTGACCAAGTCGAAGTTCGACAACAAGTACGGCATCCGGCACTCGCTGGCCGACGGCATCAACCGCGCGACCGACGTGATGCTCGGCGGCAAGCTCGCGGTGATCTGCGGGTACGGCGACGTGGGCAAGGGTGCCGCGGAATCGCTGCGCGGCCAGGGCGCGCGCGTGGTGGTCACCGAGGTCGACCCGATCTGCGCACTGCAGGCGTCGATGGAGGGGCTGGAGGTGGTGCGTCTGGAGGACGTGCTCGAGAAGGGCGACCTCTTCATCACCACCACCGGCAACCTGGACATCATCATGGCCGCCGACATGGCGCGGATGAAGCACAACGCCATCGTCGGCAACGTCGGACACTTCGACAACGAGATCGACATGGCCGGGCTGGCGAAGGTGCCGGGCATCCGCAAGGTGGAGATCAAGCCGCAGGTGCACGAGTGGGTCTTCCCCGACGGCCACGCGATCATCGTGTTGTCCGAGGGCCGCCTGATGAACCTCGGCAACGCCACCGGGCACCCGAGCTTCGTGATGTCGAACTCGTTCAGCAACCAGGCGATCGCGCAGATCGAGCTGTTCACCAAGCCGGACGAGTACGCCATCGACGTCTACCGGCTGCCCAAGCACCTCGACGAGAAGGTCGCGCGGCTGCACCTCGACGCGCTCGGCGTGCGGCTGACCGAGCTCACCAAGAAGCAGGCCGAGTACATCGGCGTGGATGTGGCCGGCCCGTACAAGGCCGACCACTACCGCTACTGA
- a CDS encoding CobW family GTP-binding protein, with translation MRKQIPVVLVAGFLGAGKTTLLNHLLHNSSGARIGVVVNDFGSIGIDAMAVAGQVDSMVSLNNGCLCCAVDASGLDGMLARLSGADLDVIVIEASGLAEPRGLIRLLLSSEDEHIEYGGLVEVVDGAEFTAVRERHPELADHVRLADLVVLNKIDRSTEGVREVVEELAQGVPVLAVDHGRIDPSLLFELPERREEYARQLSFLDLSEEDHSQHAHATYDSVEFEIEVPLHPRRFMEFLENRPAGIYRIKGEVNLGLPGHDKKYTLHTVGAFLRLRRSGWASGERPATRLVLIGAGIDGARIREQLRGCEEPDPAKVDSQAMLTVLRFLPEE, from the coding sequence ATGCGGAAGCAGATCCCGGTGGTGCTGGTCGCCGGTTTCCTCGGCGCCGGCAAGACGACCCTGCTCAACCACTTGCTGCACAACAGTTCCGGCGCGCGCATCGGCGTGGTGGTCAACGACTTCGGCAGCATCGGCATCGACGCGATGGCCGTGGCCGGGCAGGTCGACTCGATGGTCTCGCTGAACAACGGCTGCCTGTGCTGCGCGGTGGACGCGAGCGGCCTGGACGGCATGCTGGCCCGGCTGAGCGGTGCCGACCTGGACGTGATCGTGATCGAGGCGAGCGGGCTGGCCGAGCCGCGCGGGCTGATCCGGCTGCTGCTCTCGAGTGAGGACGAACACATCGAGTACGGCGGGCTGGTCGAGGTGGTCGACGGTGCCGAGTTCACCGCCGTCCGCGAGCGCCACCCCGAACTGGCCGACCACGTGCGCCTAGCGGACCTGGTGGTGCTCAACAAGATCGACCGGAGCACCGAAGGCGTGCGGGAGGTCGTCGAGGAACTGGCGCAGGGTGTGCCGGTGCTCGCGGTGGACCACGGCCGCATCGACCCGTCGCTGTTGTTCGAACTCCCCGAGCGGCGCGAGGAATACGCGCGGCAGCTGTCGTTCCTCGATCTGTCCGAAGAGGACCATTCGCAGCACGCGCACGCCACCTACGACAGCGTCGAATTCGAGATCGAGGTGCCGCTGCACCCCCGGCGGTTCATGGAATTCCTGGAAAACCGGCCGGCCGGGATCTACCGGATCAAGGGCGAGGTGAACCTCGGCCTTCCCGGGCACGACAAGAAGTACACGCTGCACACCGTCGGTGCTTTCCTGCGACTGCGCCGATCCGGCTGGGCGTCAGGGGAACGCCCGGCCACGCGCCTGGTGCTGATCGGTGCCGGAATCGACGGCGCGCGGATCCGCGAACAGTTGCGCGGTTGCGAAGAACCCGATCCGGCCAAGGTGGATTCACAGGCCATGCTCACGGTGTTGCGTTTCCTGCCGGAGGAATAG
- the asnB gene encoding asparagine synthase (glutamine-hydrolyzing), producing the protein MCRIYGFFNAKATPHELRTVAALQHHGGPDGRGAASAGGWGIGNNRLAIVDLDGGAQPYELDAIKVVFNGEIYNHVRLRAELVAKGYRFADHCDGNVLPALYHAYGDAFVDHLDGMYAIAVIDQRGAEPRLLLATDHIGMKPLYYRWNAAARSLHFSSELPALLGFGEVAPSEWDAGLDAYLATKTPFGEQTMFDGVKVMPQSTTMICTEYSGLRSYRRGVVDITEVLPEDDAAVAQDLQERLRYEVGQLLVADVPVATITSGGLDSSLVTALAAETEAELHTFNIAYTGNWPADERRFARQVSERSGTNYHQVEIDPATFPDLLADVVWHLGQPNADPITLSTYALFNAVRDSGFKVALTGDAADEVFGGYSRMAAATQAFATEKPWYDNYLDALGVLPAAARYELYTDDYRAALADSGPAIPAEATAKLATGEGSVLARITEFELGHRLPAYHLRRVDHLSMSGSVEARLPFCQRSVISLGRALTDRQRIDGTGVKRTLYAAAAGLLPDEVLNRPKQPFTLPITAMLTPGWPLWEYARDLLAGSRLKAAGQVDASAVDRLFARQATEPEDTTALTIWALAVHEIWREQFFGAKRGR; encoded by the coding sequence ATGTGCCGAATCTACGGTTTTTTCAACGCGAAGGCGACACCGCACGAGTTGCGCACGGTCGCCGCCCTGCAACACCACGGCGGCCCGGACGGCCGCGGTGCCGCGAGCGCCGGCGGCTGGGGGATCGGGAACAACCGCCTGGCGATCGTCGACCTCGACGGCGGGGCGCAGCCCTACGAACTCGACGCGATCAAGGTCGTGTTCAACGGCGAGATCTACAACCACGTGCGCCTGCGCGCGGAACTCGTCGCGAAGGGCTACCGGTTCGCCGACCACTGCGACGGCAACGTGCTGCCCGCGCTGTACCACGCCTACGGGGACGCCTTCGTCGACCACCTCGACGGCATGTACGCGATCGCGGTGATCGACCAGCGCGGCGCGGAACCGCGGCTGCTGCTGGCGACCGACCACATCGGCATGAAACCGCTGTACTACCGGTGGAACGCGGCGGCGCGCTCACTGCACTTCTCCTCGGAACTGCCGGCGCTGCTGGGCTTCGGCGAGGTGGCGCCGTCCGAATGGGACGCCGGGCTGGACGCCTACCTGGCCACGAAGACCCCGTTCGGTGAGCAGACCATGTTCGACGGCGTGAAGGTCATGCCGCAGTCGACCACGATGATCTGCACCGAGTACTCCGGGCTGCGCAGCTACCGCCGCGGCGTCGTCGACATCACCGAGGTGCTGCCGGAGGACGACGCCGCCGTGGCCCAGGACCTGCAGGAGCGCCTGCGGTACGAGGTCGGGCAGCTGCTCGTCGCGGACGTGCCGGTGGCCACCATCACCTCCGGCGGTCTCGACTCCAGCCTGGTCACCGCGCTGGCCGCCGAGACCGAGGCCGAGCTGCACACGTTCAACATCGCCTACACGGGCAACTGGCCCGCCGACGAGCGCCGCTTCGCGCGCCAGGTGTCCGAACGGTCGGGCACGAACTACCACCAGGTGGAGATCGACCCGGCGACCTTCCCGGACCTGCTGGCCGACGTGGTCTGGCACCTCGGGCAGCCGAACGCCGACCCGATCACGCTGAGCACCTACGCGTTGTTCAACGCGGTGCGGGACAGCGGGTTCAAGGTCGCGCTGACCGGTGACGCGGCCGACGAGGTGTTCGGCGGCTACTCCCGGATGGCGGCGGCGACCCAGGCCTTCGCCACCGAGAAACCCTGGTACGACAACTACCTCGACGCGCTCGGCGTGCTTCCGGCGGCTGCCCGGTACGAGCTGTACACCGACGACTACCGGGCCGCGCTGGCCGACTCGGGCCCGGCCATCCCGGCCGAGGCGACCGCCAAGCTGGCCACCGGCGAGGGCTCGGTGCTGGCCCGGATCACCGAGTTCGAGCTCGGGCACCGGCTGCCCGCCTACCACCTGCGCCGGGTGGACCACCTGAGCATGTCCGGTTCGGTGGAGGCCCGGTTGCCGTTCTGCCAGCGTTCGGTGATCTCGCTCGGGCGGGCGTTGACCGACCGGCAGCGCATCGACGGCACGGGCGTCAAGCGGACGCTCTACGCGGCGGCCGCGGGACTGCTGCCGGACGAGGTGCTGAACCGGCCGAAGCAGCCGTTCACCCTGCCGATCACCGCGATGCTCACGCCCGGCTGGCCGTTGTGGGAGTACGCCAGGGACCTGCTGGCCGGCTCGCGGCTCAAGGCGGCGGGGCAGGTCGACGCGAGCGCGGTCGACCGGCTGTTCGCCCGGCAGGCGACCGAGCCGGAGGACACCACGGCGCTGACCATCTGGGCGCTGGCGGTGCACGAAATCTGGCGGGAGCAGTTCTTCGGCGCGAAGCGGGGCCGCTGA
- the epsC gene encoding serine O-acetyltransferase EpsC: MAGLIGRLRRAAAATVELLDVIIDRDPSIRSRSEALLHPTVLALAGYRVGNRLYRKERFKSARAVCMLTRVLTGGIEIHPGARIGRRFFIDHGCGVVIGETAIIGDDVSLFHQVTLGSYGWWQDRGRADGRRHPQLGNGVTVGANASLLGPITVGDNALIGAQSLVLQDVPADAHVRAPAGDVVQRHTPTVVQLPRAS, encoded by the coding sequence ATGGCGGGGCTGATCGGGCGGCTGCGCCGGGCGGCGGCCGCGACCGTGGAACTGCTGGACGTCATCATCGACCGGGACCCGTCGATCCGCTCGCGCAGCGAGGCGCTGCTGCACCCGACGGTGCTCGCGCTGGCTGGCTATCGGGTCGGCAATCGGTTGTACCGCAAGGAAAGGTTCAAGTCGGCGCGCGCGGTGTGCATGCTCACGCGCGTGCTCACCGGCGGCATCGAAATCCACCCCGGCGCGCGCATCGGCCGGCGGTTCTTCATCGACCACGGCTGTGGCGTGGTGATCGGGGAAACCGCGATCATCGGCGACGACGTGTCGCTGTTCCACCAGGTGACGCTGGGTTCGTACGGCTGGTGGCAGGACCGCGGCCGCGCCGACGGCCGGCGGCACCCGCAACTGGGGAACGGGGTCACCGTGGGCGCGAACGCGAGCCTGCTGGGGCCGATCACCGTGGGGGACAACGCGCTCATCGGGGCGCAGTCGCTCGTGCTGCAGGACGTACCCGCGGATGCCCACGTGCGGGCCCCTGCGGGGGATGTGGTGCAGCGGCACACACCCACCGTCGTACAACTACCGCGCGCCAGCTGA
- a CDS encoding winged helix-turn-helix transcriptional regulator produces the protein MSRKYGQFCGLARAMEMVGERWGMLVVRDLLLGPKRFTDLRAGLPRIPSSILSARLNELEEAGVVRRRVLPQLDASVVYELTEYGAELEAVVLTLGLWGARSLGTPGEEDVFTLDTAILSLYTTFRPELASNVRVSYELHYGPEMTLHVLIDGEDLKVGEGPYPDADLTVTCYGSIKPVFAKEISPREALDQGILSISGDPALFELFADLFHIPSAPRKVEGLAVR, from the coding sequence ATGAGTCGAAAGTACGGACAGTTCTGCGGCCTGGCACGTGCCATGGAGATGGTGGGCGAGCGCTGGGGCATGCTCGTGGTCCGGGATCTGCTGCTCGGGCCGAAGCGGTTCACCGACCTGCGCGCCGGGTTGCCGCGCATCCCGTCGAGCATCCTCTCGGCGCGGCTGAACGAGCTGGAGGAAGCCGGCGTGGTCCGGCGGCGCGTGCTGCCGCAGCTGGACGCCTCGGTGGTCTACGAGCTCACCGAGTACGGCGCCGAGCTGGAGGCCGTCGTGCTGACGCTGGGCCTGTGGGGCGCCCGGTCGCTCGGCACGCCGGGTGAGGAGGACGTGTTCACCCTGGACACCGCGATCCTGTCGCTGTACACCACGTTCCGGCCGGAGCTGGCGAGCAACGTGCGGGTCAGCTACGAGCTGCACTACGGCCCGGAGATGACGCTGCACGTGCTGATCGACGGCGAGGACCTGAAGGTCGGCGAAGGCCCGTACCCCGACGCCGACCTGACCGTCACCTGCTACGGCTCCATCAAGCCGGTGTTCGCCAAGGAGATCTCCCCGCGGGAGGCGCTGGACCAGGGCATCCTGAGCATCTCCGGCGACCCGGCCCTGTTCGAGCTGTTCGCCGACCTGTTCCACATCCCGTCCGCGCCGCGCAAGGTCGAAGGCCTCGCCGTCCGCTGA